GCGAACCCCTTGCCGCGCCCGGTCGAGGTCGCCATCCGCGCCAGCAGCGCGGACTTGGCCGGGCTGCGGACCGCCTTGCCCGTGCGCTCCAGCACGATCAGCGTCGCGGCGACCGCGAGCCCGGCGCTGCCGAGGAAGGGCGTGAGCGCGAGCAGCGGCACGCAGACCGCGGTCATCGCGTAGCCGACGACGGTCAGCCGCCAGTGCCGGTTGCTGCGGTCGGCCCACGGCCCGGTGACGAGGCGGAGCATCAGGGCCACCGCCTCGCCCGCACCGGTGACCAGGCCGACCGTCAGGGCGGAGGCCCCGAGGCTGCCGAGGAAAGGGCCGGCCATCGCCCGCATGCCCTCGTAGACCATGTCGGCCGCCAGGCTGACCAGGCCGAACGCGAAGACCGTGCGCCACGGCGTCCAGACCGGGCGGTCCGGCGCGGCCTGGTCGGAGGAGGTCACCCTCAGATCCAACCAGCCCCACTGGCGATGAGCACGAGGCCGAAGATCGCGAAGAGCGCGGCGGCGCCGTACGTGACGACCTTCTCGGGCAGCTGCCGGCCGAGGACCGCGCCGAGGCCGATCGCCAGCGCGTCCGCGGCGACCATGCCGACCGTCGAGCCGAGCCAGGTGCCGAACCAGCCCTCCTGGGTGGCCAGGGTGATCGTCGCCAGCATGGTCTTGTCGCCGAGCTCGGCGAGGAAGAAGAAGACCGCGACGACGAGGACCGCGCGGCCGGTGGCGCTCGCGGCCTTGCGCTCGTCCTCCTCGGTCAGCTCGTCGCCCCGCAGCGTCCACAGCGCGAAGCCGAGGAACGCGATGCCGGCGCACACCTCGATCGTGCCCTGGTAGTCGGCGAACGCGTCGCCGATCGCGTAGCCGATGCCCACCGACACGAGGTGCACGACGGCAGTGGCCGCGGTCAGGCCGATCAGCACGTCGCGGGCGCGGTAGCGGGTGGCGAAGGTCATCGCCATCAGCTGGCTCTTGTCGCCGAGCTCGGCCACGAAGATGACCGCGGTGCTCAACAGGAAGGCGTACATCAGGATTCCTCTCCGGCGCCCGGCCGAGGAGCCCGCCGCGATGACGTGCCTTCGACCAGGCACGTCCACAAAACAGGTCGCACAACTGGTCGAAAGTCTCGTCCGCCACCTCCCGGTGGCCTGCTGCGCCGGGCCCGCACGCGGTCCAGTGTGTCGACGCAGCCGTTGAGGACTACTCCCCTTCGTGCCCCCAGTCTAGGGCTGTGTCCCGCCACCGGCCGAATCGCCCGCGACCAGGCCGAAGGCCGCGAGCAGGGAGGGCGCGGCGGCCGCCCTGCGCAGCGGCGGGGCACCGGCGACCTCCGAGAGCGCCCGGGACAGGGCGTAGTGGTCGAGCCGGGTGCCGACCACGACGTGGTCGAGCGAGGGGTGCAGCACCGCGGTGAGGACGAGGTTGTCGTGGCGCTTGTCGTCCTCGTCCGCGGTGACCACGACCGCCAGCCGCCCGGACCTCCAGTCCGGACCGGCGAGCACCCGGCCGACCACGTCGCGCATCCACCGGTCGGCCTCGGCCAGCCCGCAGTCGTGGGCGTCGTTGCACAGGTCCGGGACCGCCATCCCCACGGCCGGCAGTGTGCCGGCGGCGACGTCCCGGTCGAGCTCGGTCAGCGCGACGTCGTACGACGAGCAGTCGGCCCGCTCGTCGACGAAGTAGGTCCACGGGTTGTGCCGCACGGCGTACCGGTCGCGGTCGGCGCTCGAGCACGCCGACGGCATCCCCTCGGCGTACACCCGCGCCGTCCGGCCCGACGCGACCGCCTGCCCGAACACGCTCGGCCCGGTCAGCGGGTGCGCGGCGGGCGTCCGGTCGTCGGCGATGCCGAACGTGTCGCCGCCCGCGATGGCCAGGTAGTTGGGCAGCGAGGGGTGGGTCATCGCGTGGTAGTCGCTGGCGTGGCCGTAGCGGGTCGCGAGGTCGTAGGTCCACGGCATCCCGCTGCGCACCTGGTCGAACGAGTGGTTCTCCACGACGAGCACCAGGATCTTGTCGACCCGGTCGACCCGGTCGGCCGGGGCGCTCGGCGTCGGCGTGGGTGTCGGCGTGGGCGTGGGCGTCGGCGTGGGCGTGGGTGTCGGCGTGGGGGTCACGGTCGCGCTGGTGGCGTCGGTCGGCGTGGAGGCCGGCTTCTCGTCGGAGCCACCGCACGCTCCCAGCAGCAGCGCCGCGCTGCACACGACCACGACCCAGCCCCGACGCCCCATGGCACCCACGATGCCACCGTCGGGCACCTGTCGGGTCACTGTCGCCCAGGTGGCGGCCGCCTGTCGTGGTCCCCGGCCGCGTGGCCGGCCACGGTTGAATCACCAGTCCGACGCACGAAAGGCGATCGAGTGATGAACGAACCCAGGATCCGGGACCTTCGCACGGCACGGGGGTGGAGCCAGGAACGCCTGGCCGAGGCGAGCGGCGTCGCCGTCCGCACCATCCAGCGACTCGAGGCAGGCAACGACGCCAGCCTGGAGACGCTGTCACTGGTGGCGACGGCGCTCGAGGTACCCGTGCGTGACCTGTTCGTGTCGGTGGACGACGACCGGCTCGGCATCGCCGTCGACGGCCTGGACGCGCGCATCGCGGACGAGCGGATCGCCCGGGCAGGAGCCGAGCGCGCCCATCGGGGCTGGCGCTACCTGTATGTCGCGCTCGGGCTCGCCGTCACCGCCGCGGCGATCATCGCGGTCGGCTCACCGTCCAGCTCGGGAGAGGCGATCCTGGTCGTGCCCGCCTACTGGGTCGGCGGGTTGTTCGTGCTGCGCTTCCTCGAGAGGTCGGTGCTCGGCCCGCGGCTCGACGCCCGGTTCCCGCTGACAGCGCGCGACGCGTCCACCCGGGCCCGGTCGTGAACGGGCGTACCAGCCGCGTCGCGGGCGCGGCCGTCCCCGCCGCGCTCCTCGTCTACGCCGGGTCCCGGTGGCTCGACGGCCGCGACCTCCAGCACGGGCCGGGGCTGTGGTGGAACCTGGGACACTCCGCGTTCCTCGTCTCGTGGGTCGCGTTCGCGGTCCTCGCGGTCGCCACGGCGACCGCACCGGTCCGGCCACGCCGGGTGGCCCGCGGTGCGGGCGTCGCCACCCTGGCCGGCATCGGCGCGTTCACCTGGGTGAGCCTCGCCGACCTGTTCCCGGGCTGGCCCGAGCTGCCCGACCCGCTGCGCGTCACCGGACCCCTGCTCTTCCTCGGCGGGCTCGTCGTCCTGCTCGCGGTGACGGCCCGCGCCCGCGGGCGAGGTCCGTGGCTCGCGTTCCCGCTCCTCGCTCTCGCTGCCGCGGTCGTGGTCTCGGCGGACCTGGACCTGCTCGCCGTGTCCGCGGTGCTGTTCGGCGTGGCACTCGTGCCGGCCTGGCACGGCCTCGGTCAGCAGCCGGTGGGAGCCAGCGCGCCCGCCAGCGACCGCAGCGCCTCGGGCGCCACGCGGTAGTAGGCCCAGCGGCCGCGCTGCTCGCGAGTGGCCAGGCCCGCGTCGACCAGCAGCTTCATGTGGTGGGACACGGTCGGCTGGCTGAGACCGACCGGCTCGGTCATGTCGCAGATGCAGGCCTCGCCCTCGGGCGCCGCGGCGATCAGCGACAGCAGCTTGACCCGGGTGGGGTCACCGAGTGCCTTGAACATCCGGGCGAGCGTCTCGGCGGCCTCGTCGCTGACCAGTCCGCCGGTGACCGGCGAGCAGCAGGCCGCGAGGTCGTCGGGCTGGATCACCGGCAACGAGGAGGGCATGGATCCATCCTGCCTGACCCATTGACATTTGTCGATGTGTTGGCCAGGGTTGGCCCATCGAAGAACGTCGATACGTTTGGATCCGAGTCGAGGAGCGCGATGATGAACGACCTGCCCGTCGTGGTGATCGGCACCGGCCCCCAGGGCCTGGCCGCCGCGGCCCACCTGCTGGAGCGCGGACTGGAGCCGCTGGTGCTGGAGTCGGGCGACGGACCGGCGGCGGCGGTCGCCGAGTGGGGGCACGTACGCCTGTTCTCGGCGTGGCCGGAGCTGGTCGACGCCGCCGCGGTGCGGCTGCTCGAGCCCACCGGCTGGGTCGCTCCGGCCACCGGCTATCCCACCGGCGCCCAGTGGATCGAGGGCTACCTGGCCCCGCTCGCGGCGACGCTCGGCGACCGGGTGCGCTACGACGCCCGTGTGACCGGGGTGTCGCGCAAGGGTCGCGACCGCCTCGTCGACGCCGACCGGGCGGCCCAGCCGTTCACCGTGCACGTCAGCGACGCCGCAGGTCACGAGACCCGGGTCGAGGCCCGCGCCGTGATCGACGCGTCGGGCACCTGGCGACGACCGAACCCGGCCGGCGCGGACGGCCTGCCGGCCCTCGGCGAGCGGGCCTGCGCCGACCTGCTCACCTCCCAGGTGCCGGACAGTGCCCGCCCCGGGCGCTACGCCGGGCGCCACACCGTCGTCGTCGGCTCCGGCGACTCCGCCTTCAACGCGATCCACGAGCTGGTCCGGATCGCGGGCGAACACCCGGGGACCCGGATCACCTGGGCCATCCGGCGCGTCGTCAGCGAGGGCACCTTCGGGGGCGGCGCGGCCGACCAGCTCCCCGAGCGCGGCGCCCTCGGCCAGCGGGCGCGGCGCGCCGTCGAGTCCGGAGCCGTCGAGCTGGTGACCGGGTTCCGGACCGCGGAGATCCGCCGGGACGGCGCACGCGCCGTGCTGGTCGGCGAGGACGGCCGCGAGCTCCCGGCTGCGGACACGGTCGTCGTGCTCACCGGCTTCCGGCCCGACCTGTCGTTCCTGTCCGAGGTGCGCCTGGACCTCGACCCCACCCTCGAGGCGCCGCGTCGCATCGCGGCCGAGATCGACCCCAACATCCACTCCTGCGGCTCGGTGCAGGCGACCGGCGCCGCGGACCTGGCCCAGCCCGAGCCGGACCTCTACCTGGTCGGCATGAAGTCGTACGGCCGCGCGCCGACCTTCCTGGCCCTCACCGGCTACGAGCAGGTGCGCAGCGTCGTCGCGGCGATCGCCGGCGACCACGAGGCGGCGGCCCGCGTCGAGCTGGTGCTGCCCGACACCGGGGTGTGCGGCGGCGCCGGCGTCTTCGACGACCCGGAGGCGGCCGGCGGCGGCTGCTGCGCACCGGCGCCGGCAGCGACGGCGGGCGCGGAGCTGCTCGAGATCGGGCGGGCGCCGGTCGAGGCCTGAGCCGAAGAGCCCACGGCCACGGTGCCGAAGGTCCCTGTGCCCCCGATGCCGCGCGGCGGAGGATCGGACTGTGTCCGCACCCACCACCTACCAGGTCCACGCCACGGCCCGCCCCGGCGGCGAGGCTGCCGTGACGGCCGGCAGCACGACCGTCGCGATCGACGCCGCGTGGGACGAGCCGCCGTCGGGCTCGCCCGGCCCGGCCGAGCTGCTCGCCGGCGCCTTCGCGGCCTGCCTGCTGAAGAACCTGGCGCGGTGCCGCGGGCTGATCGGCTTCGACTACGAGGACGCCGAGGTCACGGTCACGGCCCGCCGCCAGGACGCACCGCCGCGGTTCGTGGAGATCTCCTACGCGCTGCGGGTGAGGACAGCCGAGCCCGCCCGCCGGGTCGACCTCGCACACCAGAACCTGCGCAAGTTCGGCACGGTCTTCAACACGCTCGCAGCGGTCTGCGAGGTCCGGGGCACCGTCGAGGCCGTCCCACCGGTCGGGTGAGAGGCGGTCCTCAGCAGGCCTGCTCGACCAGCGGGGCGAGCAGGCGGACCCGGGTCGCGAGCTCGTCGTACGCCAGGTCGAAGGCGGCCCGGGTGCCGGCCACGACCGGGTCGGGGACGGACCAGTGCACCTGGGAGGCCGCGCCCAGCTCCTCGTGCGCGCGGTCGCAGACGGTGACGACCAGGTCGTCGCCCCGCGGCGCCGGCCCGATGTCGTCGAGGTGGCGCGGTCGTACGTCGGGCAGGTCCAGCCCGTGCCGGCGGGCGGCGGACCGCGCCCCCGCGGCCACCCGGTCGGCCGGGTCGGTCCCGGCGGAGGTGGTGGGGATCGGGCTGGCCGCCCGCCACAGGGCGGCCGCCAGGTGGGACCGCGCCGTGTTGGCCGTGCAGACGAAGACCACCCTCCCGGGCCGGGCGAGCGAGGGGCCGCCGGTCGGCGGCAGGCCCGACGCCAGGCGCCAGTAGCTGCGCCGGCCGTCGCCCTCCGAGCGGTGGCGCGCGACGACCCCCGCGCGCTCGAGGACCTTCAGGTGGTGCGCGAGCAGGTTCGACGCGACGTCCAGGCGGGACGAGAGCTCGGACGACGCGGCGTCACCGACCGTCAGCAGGTCGACCACCCGCAGCCGGGTGGTGTCCGCGAGCGCCGCGTGGACCTCGGCCCGGCGCTCGACGGACCGAGTTTGCTCAACTTTCATTGACTCAAGTTTGACTGAGCAATATCCGACGGTCAAGATGTGCGTCGTGACCCCCACGCTCTCGCGCCGCCTGGTGGCCGAGCTCCTCGGCACCGCGTTCCTCGTCGCCACGGTGATCGGCTCCGGCATCGCCGCCAGCCGGCTCTCCCCCGGCGACACCGGCCTGCAGCTGCTCGAGAACAGCCTCGCCACCGGTGCCGCCCTGGTGGCGCTGATCATCGCGTTCCAGCCGGTGTCGGCCTCGTTCAACCCCGTCGTGACCCTCGTCGAGCGTGCCATCGGCCGGATCGGCACCACCGAGGCGGTGGCCTTCGTCGTCGCCCAGGTCGTCGGCGGCTGCCTCGGCGCGATCGCCGCCAACGTGATGTTCGGCCTCGACGCCGTCGCCGTGTCCGGGCACACCCGCGACGGCGGTGGGGTGCTGCTCGGCGAGGCGGTCGCGACCTTCGGGCTGGTGCTCGTGGTGTTCGGGGCGCTGCGCTCGGACCGCATCGAGACGGTCGCGTACGCCGTCGGCGGCTACATCGCCGCGGCGTACTGGTTCACCAGCTCGACCAGCTTCGCCAACCCGGCCGTGACCCTCGCACGGACCCTGTCCGACACCTTCGCCGGGATCGCGCCGTCCTCGGTCGCGGCGTTCGTCGCCCTCCAGCTGGTCGGCGGCGCGCTCGCCGCGCTCGCCGTCCGCTTCCTGCACCCCGCCGCGGCCGAGGAGGCCCGATGACCCCCACCGTCCTTTTCGTCTGCGTCCACAACGCCGGCCGCTCGCAGATGGCCGCGGGCTACCTGCAGCACCTCGCCGGCGACCGCATCGAGGTCCTCTCCGCCGGCTCGCAGCCCGCCGACCAGGTGAACCGGGTCGCGGTCGCGGCGATGGCCGAGGAGGGCATCGACATCGCGGCCGAGCAGCCGAAGGTGCTCACCGAGTCGGCCGTGCGCGAGGCCGACGTCGTGATCACGATGGGTTGCGGCGACGAGTGCCCGTTCTTCCCGGGCAAGCGCTACGAGGACTGGGTCCTCGACGACCCGGCCGGTCAGGGCATCGACGCCGTGCGGCCGATCCGCGACGAGATCCGGCGCCGGGTCGAGGCGCTGGTCGCCGAGCTGATTCCCTAGCCCGGGACCGGCGTCGACCAGGTCGGCGCGTGGTCCTTGTCGACCAGGACCGACCGCACGCCCTCGACGAAGTCGGCGCTGCGGATCATCGCCGCCGCGCTCACGAGCTCGGCCTGCAGGCACTCCTCGAGCGATCGCCCCCGGCCCTCGACGAGCAGGCGGTCGGTCATCGCGAGGCTGTACGGCGACGCCGC
This genomic interval from Nocardioides kongjuensis contains the following:
- a CDS encoding TMEM165/GDT1 family protein, encoding MYAFLLSTAVIFVAELGDKSQLMAMTFATRYRARDVLIGLTAATAVVHLVSVGIGYAIGDAFADYQGTIEVCAGIAFLGFALWTLRGDELTEEDERKAASATGRAVLVVAVFFFLAELGDKTMLATITLATQEGWFGTWLGSTVGMVAADALAIGLGAVLGRQLPEKVVTYGAAALFAIFGLVLIASGAGWI
- a CDS encoding alkaline phosphatase family protein, giving the protein MGRRGWVVVVCSAALLLGACGGSDEKPASTPTDATSATVTPTPTPTPTPTPTPTPTPTPTPSAPADRVDRVDKILVLVVENHSFDQVRSGMPWTYDLATRYGHASDYHAMTHPSLPNYLAIAGGDTFGIADDRTPAAHPLTGPSVFGQAVASGRTARVYAEGMPSACSSADRDRYAVRHNPWTYFVDERADCSSYDVALTELDRDVAAGTLPAVGMAVPDLCNDAHDCGLAEADRWMRDVVGRVLAGPDWRSGRLAVVVTADEDDKRHDNLVLTAVLHPSLDHVVVGTRLDHYALSRALSEVAGAPPLRRAAAAPSLLAAFGLVAGDSAGGGTQP
- a CDS encoding helix-turn-helix transcriptional regulator; protein product: MNEPRIRDLRTARGWSQERLAEASGVAVRTIQRLEAGNDASLETLSLVATALEVPVRDLFVSVDDDRLGIAVDGLDARIADERIARAGAERAHRGWRYLYVALGLAVTAAAIIAVGSPSSSGEAILVVPAYWVGGLFVLRFLERSVLGPRLDARFPLTARDASTRARS
- a CDS encoding ArsR/SmtB family transcription factor — its product is MPSSLPVIQPDDLAACCSPVTGGLVSDEAAETLARMFKALGDPTRVKLLSLIAAAPEGEACICDMTEPVGLSQPTVSHHMKLLVDAGLATREQRGRWAYYRVAPEALRSLAGALAPTGC
- a CDS encoding NAD(P)-binding domain-containing protein — protein: MNDLPVVVIGTGPQGLAAAAHLLERGLEPLVLESGDGPAAAVAEWGHVRLFSAWPELVDAAAVRLLEPTGWVAPATGYPTGAQWIEGYLAPLAATLGDRVRYDARVTGVSRKGRDRLVDADRAAQPFTVHVSDAAGHETRVEARAVIDASGTWRRPNPAGADGLPALGERACADLLTSQVPDSARPGRYAGRHTVVVGSGDSAFNAIHELVRIAGEHPGTRITWAIRRVVSEGTFGGGAADQLPERGALGQRARRAVESGAVELVTGFRTAEIRRDGARAVLVGEDGRELPAADTVVVLTGFRPDLSFLSEVRLDLDPTLEAPRRIAAEIDPNIHSCGSVQATGAADLAQPEPDLYLVGMKSYGRAPTFLALTGYEQVRSVVAAIAGDHEAAARVELVLPDTGVCGGAGVFDDPEAAGGGCCAPAPAATAGAELLEIGRAPVEA
- a CDS encoding OsmC family protein; protein product: MSAPTTYQVHATARPGGEAAVTAGSTTVAIDAAWDEPPSGSPGPAELLAGAFAACLLKNLARCRGLIGFDYEDAEVTVTARRQDAPPRFVEISYALRVRTAEPARRVDLAHQNLRKFGTVFNTLAAVCEVRGTVEAVPPVG
- a CDS encoding helix-turn-helix domain-containing protein, whose translation is MKVEQTRSVERRAEVHAALADTTRLRVVDLLTVGDAASSELSSRLDVASNLLAHHLKVLERAGVVARHRSEGDGRRSYWRLASGLPPTGGPSLARPGRVVFVCTANTARSHLAAALWRAASPIPTTSAGTDPADRVAAGARSAARRHGLDLPDVRPRHLDDIGPAPRGDDLVVTVCDRAHEELGAASQVHWSVPDPVVAGTRAAFDLAYDELATRVRLLAPLVEQAC
- a CDS encoding aquaporin → MCVVTPTLSRRLVAELLGTAFLVATVIGSGIAASRLSPGDTGLQLLENSLATGAALVALIIAFQPVSASFNPVVTLVERAIGRIGTTEAVAFVVAQVVGGCLGAIAANVMFGLDAVAVSGHTRDGGGVLLGEAVATFGLVLVVFGALRSDRIETVAYAVGGYIAAAYWFTSSTSFANPAVTLARTLSDTFAGIAPSSVAAFVALQLVGGALAALAVRFLHPAAAEEAR
- a CDS encoding arsenate reductase ArsC; the protein is MTPTVLFVCVHNAGRSQMAAGYLQHLAGDRIEVLSAGSQPADQVNRVAVAAMAEEGIDIAAEQPKVLTESAVREADVVITMGCGDECPFFPGKRYEDWVLDDPAGQGIDAVRPIRDEIRRRVEALVAELIP